Proteins encoded together in one Rhodothermales bacterium window:
- a CDS encoding DUF885 family protein, protein MRLFTPILLLAGILAGCGPAAEPAPPPTASTSYDDLLALHTDWRAFQPPVIVDGVPDYSLAAMAEQHRALAGYQARLATIDPSGWPVNQQVDYHIVRAEMNGLDFDHRMLRPWENNPAFYTMLFPSPTDVPAREGPVVHGAIELSTYTFPLAPADAEVVAGRVQTIAPLLDQARAHLTGDQRDLWVAGIRTMAGQAGDLDALAERAAGTPLEGDARAAAEATRAFVTWLEAEASAKTGASGVGVENYDWFLKNVMLVPYTWADQVAMMKRELARAHAALKLEEHRNHLLPELEPIEDAADYDRNLNAAVTEYMAFLEEQDVVTIKPYMDAALRARIGTYSPPVNGRREFFGEANYRDGVVMRTHGYHWFDLARMVEEPHESPIRREPLLYNIFVSRAEGMATGMEEMMMHAGLFDSRPRARELIYVLLAQRAARALGDLYMHANTFTMDEAIQYASEWTPRGWLPTDGQTVWFEQHLYLQQPMYGTSYLVGKIQIEELIARMARQQGDSFTLKGFMDAVNEAGMIPMALIAWELTGDDEAVAGLVAP, encoded by the coding sequence ATGCGACTATTCACCCCCATCCTCCTACTCGCCGGCATCCTCGCCGGCTGCGGTCCGGCCGCCGAACCGGCGCCCCCACCCACCGCATCCACCTCGTACGACGACTTGCTCGCGCTGCACACGGACTGGCGCGCCTTCCAACCCCCGGTGATAGTGGACGGGGTGCCCGACTATTCCCTCGCTGCCATGGCCGAGCAGCACCGCGCCCTCGCCGGCTACCAGGCACGCCTCGCCACCATCGACCCGTCTGGCTGGCCCGTCAACCAGCAGGTGGATTACCACATCGTGCGCGCCGAGATGAACGGGCTGGATTTCGACCATCGCATGCTGCGGCCCTGGGAGAACAACCCGGCGTTTTATACGATGCTGTTTCCCTCGCCCACCGACGTGCCGGCGCGCGAAGGCCCTGTCGTCCACGGCGCCATCGAACTCTCTACATATACCTTTCCGCTCGCTCCGGCCGATGCCGAGGTGGTGGCCGGCCGCGTGCAGACCATCGCGCCACTCCTGGATCAGGCACGCGCCCATTTGACGGGCGATCAGCGTGACCTCTGGGTGGCCGGTATTCGCACCATGGCCGGCCAGGCAGGGGACCTGGATGCCCTCGCCGAACGAGCCGCCGGAACGCCACTGGAGGGTGATGCCCGCGCCGCCGCAGAGGCCACGCGTGCCTTCGTCACCTGGCTGGAAGCCGAGGCGTCGGCGAAGACCGGGGCGTCCGGGGTTGGGGTGGAAAACTACGACTGGTTCCTGAAGAACGTGATGCTGGTGCCGTACACCTGGGCGGACCAGGTGGCGATGATGAAGCGCGAACTCGCCCGCGCCCATGCCGCCCTGAAGCTGGAAGAACACCGTAATCACCTTCTTCCCGAACTCGAACCCATCGAAGACGCGGCAGATTACGACCGCAATCTGAACGCGGCCGTCACCGAGTACATGGCGTTTCTGGAAGAGCAGGATGTCGTCACCATCAAGCCCTACATGGACGCCGCGCTACGGGCCAGGATCGGAACGTACAGCCCGCCGGTGAATGGCCGGCGCGAGTTCTTCGGCGAAGCCAACTACCGCGATGGCGTCGTCATGCGGACACATGGCTATCACTGGTTCGATCTCGCGCGGATGGTCGAGGAGCCGCACGAGAGTCCGATTCGCCGGGAACCGCTGCTTTACAATATCTTCGTCAGCCGCGCCGAGGGGATGGCGACGGGGATGGAGGAGATGATGATGCACGCAGGCCTGTTCGACAGCCGGCCGCGCGCCCGCGAACTGATTTATGTCCTCCTCGCCCAGCGCGCCGCTCGCGCCCTCGGTGATCTGTACATGCACGCCAATACCTTCACGATGGACGAGGCCATCCAGTACGCCTCCGAGTGGACGCCTCGTGGATGGCTTCCGACCGACGGGCAAACGGTCTGGTTCGAGCAACACCTCTACCTGCAACAGCCCATGTACGGGACGAGTTACCTGGTCGGCAAAATCCAGATCGAGGAGCTCATCGCCCGGATGGCGCGTCAGCAGGGGGACTCGTTTACGCTGAAGGGGTTCATGGACGCCGTCAATGAAGCGGGGATGATCCCGATGGCTTTGATTGCCTGGGAACTGACGGGCGACGATGAAGCCGTTGCGGGGTTGGTGGCGCCGTGA
- a CDS encoding carboxypeptidase-like regulatory domain-containing protein, giving the protein MRPSLIQNLLLIAMLAASAGVARAQLTGRVVDSAGGAPLEDVHVFLANSAYGGITGPEGAFTLADIPPGAYQLVVSILGFVPETRTITIEAGVPQEVSIRLSKAIYTVGEVSVTAERGRRRTRDLERFYALFLGQTPNRNGCEILNPEVIDIEDADGTFTVSAVAPLTIENRALGYRLTYVLREFSARVNEHRYLGEPFFEDLTPNNDREERRWEKNRRETYFGSMAHFLRAAAGGTAEAEGFRTFLFDRPSWLMTYLDFRKATREERAEVDVDSLILPGRASYERVLRLPAYLHVVYLNETMHAAFYQGRKLYTGMPEPQLSVLEPLLDYVPFNEQGFLQESFSVARYGYWSWKSSVCDMLPLGWKPL; this is encoded by the coding sequence TTGCGTCCTTCTCTCATCCAAAACCTCCTCCTGATCGCCATGCTGGCCGCTAGCGCCGGCGTCGCCCGGGCGCAGCTCACGGGCCGTGTCGTCGACTCGGCCGGCGGGGCTCCGCTCGAGGACGTACACGTCTTCTTGGCCAACTCGGCCTACGGCGGTATCACGGGGCCGGAAGGCGCATTCACCCTGGCGGATATCCCGCCGGGAGCCTACCAACTCGTGGTGTCCATCCTCGGGTTTGTCCCCGAGACGCGTACGATCACCATCGAAGCTGGAGTCCCGCAGGAGGTATCCATTCGTCTTTCGAAGGCGATTTACACGGTCGGCGAGGTATCGGTGACGGCGGAGCGGGGTCGCCGGCGCACGCGCGATCTCGAGCGGTTCTACGCCCTGTTTCTGGGCCAGACGCCCAATCGGAATGGCTGTGAAATCCTGAATCCCGAGGTGATCGACATCGAAGACGCGGACGGCACGTTCACCGTATCCGCCGTCGCGCCGCTAACGATCGAAAATCGAGCGCTGGGGTACCGCCTGACCTACGTCCTCCGCGAGTTTAGCGCCCGAGTCAACGAACACCGTTATCTCGGTGAACCCTTTTTTGAGGACTTGACGCCGAACAACGACCGGGAGGAGCGCCGGTGGGAGAAAAACCGGCGCGAGACGTACTTCGGATCGATGGCGCATTTCCTGCGCGCCGCGGCCGGCGGGACGGCGGAAGCGGAAGGATTCCGGACGTTTTTGTTTGATCGTCCCTCCTGGCTGATGACGTATCTGGATTTTCGGAAAGCCACCCGCGAGGAGCGGGCGGAGGTCGATGTCGACTCGCTCATCCTTCCGGGGCGAGCTTCCTACGAACGGGTGCTGCGGTTGCCGGCGTACCTGCATGTCGTCTATCTGAATGAAACCATGCACGCGGCCTTCTACCAGGGTCGCAAGTTATACACCGGCATGCCCGAACCTCAGCTTTCAGTTCTGGAGCCGCTGCTGGACTATGTGCCGTTCAACGAGCAGGGCTTTCTGCAAGAGTCCTTCAGCGTAGCCCGGTACGGCTACTGGAGCTGGAAAAGCAGCGTTTGCGATATGCTGCCTCTGGGCTGGAAGCCCCTGTAG
- a CDS encoding zinc-dependent metalloprotease, with protein sequence MFTFRHLALMAVLGVALTSGCASTHGGQPATPPSSPSAAKKADESKSTIKPYKEVVTEKMTSDPGLFTVHREGQTLLFEIPNEMLGRELLLVTRIARTADEIGYGGEQANNQVIRWERMEDKVLLRIVSYENVADENEPIYQAVRNSNFEAIIQSFDIKALGTDSSSVVIDVSALYTDDVPVLGLQKSRRETYKVRRLDKTRSFINSARSYPENVEVRHVLTYDAAEPPSNGSSSSISLEMNQSMILLPADPMQPRLCDKRVGFFSVRLTDYGRDAQRAEQRCFITRWRLEPKDPAAHARGELVEPIKPIVYYIDPATPAKWRPYLKQGVDDWNRAFEAAGFKNAIMAKDPPTPEEDPEFSPEDVRYSVIRYFSSPIENAYGPHVHDPRTGEILESDIGWYHNVMNLLRNWYFIQTAAINPDARSVRFRDEVMGRLIRFVSAHEVGHTIGLPHNWGSSAAYPVDSLRSKAFTDAMGTAPSIMDYARFNYVAQPGDGVTSLMPDIGVYDKWAIKWGYSPLPQAASADAERPILNQWVVERAGDPMYFYGRQGPRIDPRSQNEDLGDDAVKASDYGIANLKIILENLVSWTQEEAKDYEDLNELYGQLAGQWNRYVGHVAANVGGWHEDFKTYDQDGMIYEMVPEPRQRESMEWLGREVFATPSWMLDESVLRRIEGVGAMDRLRRYQVGAINTLLDPQRLARMMEAEVMMGDGTYTPAELFADLRTGIFSELSTTGSIDAFRRNLQRGYLERLEFLMTEEAPPTTASTAAFGFTNIDVSQSDIRAYVRGELETLMAEVDRALNRRGDTMRRLHLQDLQARITEMLDPE encoded by the coding sequence ATGTTTACGTTCAGGCACCTGGCCCTGATGGCAGTCCTCGGCGTGGCGCTTACGAGCGGTTGCGCCAGCACGCACGGAGGGCAGCCGGCAACACCACCGTCAAGTCCTTCAGCCGCCAAAAAGGCCGACGAAAGCAAAAGCACCATCAAGCCCTACAAGGAAGTCGTCACCGAGAAAATGACGTCCGACCCGGGGCTGTTCACCGTTCACCGCGAAGGACAGACGCTGCTCTTCGAAATCCCGAACGAGATGCTCGGGCGGGAGCTGTTGCTCGTGACGCGGATCGCACGGACGGCCGACGAGATTGGCTACGGCGGCGAGCAGGCCAACAACCAGGTGATCCGGTGGGAACGGATGGAAGACAAGGTGCTGCTCCGCATCGTGAGTTACGAAAACGTGGCGGACGAAAACGAGCCCATCTACCAGGCCGTCCGCAACTCGAACTTCGAGGCCATCATCCAGTCGTTTGACATCAAGGCGCTCGGCACGGACTCCTCCTCGGTGGTGATCGATGTGAGCGCGTTGTATACGGACGATGTGCCGGTGCTCGGCCTCCAGAAATCGCGCCGCGAAACGTACAAAGTCCGCCGGCTCGACAAGACGCGCTCCTTCATCAATTCGGCGAGGAGCTACCCCGAAAACGTGGAAGTCCGCCACGTCCTCACGTACGACGCCGCCGAGCCGCCGTCCAACGGGTCGTCGAGTTCGATCTCGTTGGAGATGAACCAGTCGATGATCCTGCTGCCGGCGGACCCGATGCAACCGCGCCTCTGCGATAAACGAGTGGGCTTCTTCAGCGTCCGCCTCACCGACTACGGCCGCGACGCACAGCGGGCCGAACAACGGTGCTTCATCACGCGCTGGCGTCTGGAGCCAAAGGACCCTGCCGCCCATGCCCGCGGTGAACTCGTGGAGCCCATCAAGCCCATCGTCTACTACATCGACCCCGCCACGCCGGCCAAGTGGCGGCCGTATCTGAAGCAGGGCGTGGACGACTGGAACCGCGCCTTCGAGGCCGCCGGCTTCAAAAACGCCATCATGGCGAAGGACCCGCCGACACCGGAGGAGGACCCGGAGTTCAGCCCGGAGGACGTCCGCTACTCGGTCATCCGCTACTTCTCCTCGCCGATCGAAAACGCCTATGGCCCACACGTCCACGACCCACGCACGGGCGAGATCCTGGAGAGCGACATCGGCTGGTACCACAACGTCATGAACCTGCTGCGCAACTGGTACTTCATCCAGACAGCCGCCATCAACCCGGACGCGCGGAGCGTCCGGTTCCGTGACGAGGTCATGGGCCGGCTCATCCGGTTCGTATCCGCCCACGAGGTAGGCCACACGATCGGCCTGCCGCATAACTGGGGGTCGAGCGCGGCGTACCCGGTCGACTCGCTCCGGTCGAAGGCGTTTACCGACGCCATGGGCACCGCGCCATCGATTATGGACTACGCCAGGTTCAACTACGTCGCGCAACCCGGCGACGGGGTCACGAGCCTCATGCCGGACATAGGGGTGTATGACAAGTGGGCGATTAAATGGGGGTACTCCCCCCTTCCCCAGGCGGCCTCGGCCGACGCCGAGCGCCCCATCCTGAACCAGTGGGTGGTTGAGCGGGCCGGCGATCCGATGTACTTCTATGGCCGGCAAGGGCCGCGCATCGACCCGCGCTCGCAGAACGAGGACCTGGGCGACGATGCCGTCAAGGCCAGCGACTACGGTATCGCAAACCTGAAGATCATTCTCGAAAACCTGGTATCATGGACCCAAGAAGAGGCCAAGGATTACGAAGACCTGAATGAACTCTACGGCCAGCTCGCCGGCCAGTGGAATCGCTACGTCGGCCACGTGGCGGCCAATGTCGGCGGGTGGCACGAAGACTTCAAGACGTACGATCAGGACGGGATGATCTACGAGATGGTGCCCGAGCCGCGCCAGCGCGAATCCATGGAATGGCTCGGTCGCGAGGTGTTCGCGACGCCGTCGTGGATGCTGGACGAGAGCGTGCTGCGGCGCATTGAAGGCGTCGGCGCGATGGACCGGCTCCGCCGCTACCAGGTAGGCGCCATCAACACCCTGCTCGACCCACAGCGGCTCGCGCGCATGATGGAGGCCGAGGTGATGATGGGCGACGGGACGTACACGCCGGCCGAACTCTTCGCCGACCTCCGCACGGGCATTTTCTCCGAACTGAGCACGACCGGCTCGATCGACGCCTTCCGTCGTAACCTGCAACGCGGCTATCTGGAACGCCTCGAGTTCCTGATGACCGAGGAGGCGCCGCCGACCACGGCGTCAACTGCCGCCTTCGGGTTCACTAATATCGATGTCAGCCAGTCGGATATTCGCGCCTATGTCCGCGGTGAACTGGAGACGCTGATGGCGGAAGTAGACCGGGCGCTCAACCGCCGAGGCGATACGATGCGCCGGCTCCACCTGCAGGATCTGCAGGCGCGGATCACGGAGATGCTCGATCCCGAATGA
- a CDS encoding DNA-3-methyladenine glycosylase I yields MTRCAWVTDDPIYLAYHDQQWGVPVYDERHLFEMLLLEGAQAGLSWITVLKRREGYRAAYDGFDPEVIAGWDDTRIAVLLEDPRIIRNRLKVEGARKNARAYLEVVREVGSFSTFLWQFVDGKPVRNQWKTIREAPTSTPASDAMSKALKKRGFTFVGSTICYAFMQAVGMVDDHTTDCFRFRTP; encoded by the coding sequence ATGACCCGTTGCGCCTGGGTAACCGACGATCCGATCTATCTTGCCTACCATGACCAGCAGTGGGGCGTACCCGTGTACGACGAACGCCATTTGTTTGAGATGTTGTTGCTGGAAGGCGCGCAGGCCGGGCTCAGCTGGATCACGGTGCTCAAACGCCGCGAGGGCTACCGCGCCGCGTACGACGGCTTCGACCCGGAGGTCATCGCCGGCTGGGACGATACTCGGATTGCCGTGTTGCTGGAGGATCCCCGCATCATCCGAAACCGGCTCAAGGTGGAGGGCGCTCGGAAAAACGCGCGCGCCTACCTGGAGGTCGTCCGGGAAGTCGGCAGTTTCTCGACATTTCTCTGGCAATTTGTCGACGGGAAGCCTGTCCGAAACCAGTGGAAAACGATCCGCGAAGCGCCGACATCCACCCCCGCGTCCGACGCCATGAGCAAGGCGCTCAAGAAACGCGGCTTCACCTTCGTCGGCTCGACCATCTGTTATGCCTTCATGCAGGCCGTGGGTATGGTGGACGACCACACGACGGACTGTTTTCGCTTTCGAACGCCCTGA